The proteins below come from a single Tsuneonella deserti genomic window:
- a CDS encoding low affinity iron permease family protein, which yields MQRFFAGIASRSAYLMGHPMAFLLSTLACVVWAATGPIFNYSDTWQLVINTGTTVLTFLAVFLIQNSQNRDGAAIQTKLDEILRSVAEARTGFVGIEHLTDVEIGQIKSALEREVLKKAAPDDPSTPDATVEELLETCREADVDSPALTPPDEKGETPA from the coding sequence ATGCAGCGCTTCTTCGCGGGCATCGCATCGCGCAGCGCCTATCTCATGGGTCACCCGATGGCCTTCCTGCTGTCTACCCTTGCGTGCGTGGTCTGGGCAGCGACCGGGCCGATCTTCAACTATTCGGACACCTGGCAGCTCGTGATTAACACGGGAACCACCGTGCTGACCTTTCTCGCCGTGTTTCTGATCCAGAACAGTCAGAACCGCGATGGCGCGGCAATCCAGACCAAGCTGGACGAGATCCTGCGCTCCGTCGCCGAAGCGCGCACCGGCTTCGTCGGGATCGAGCATCTCACGGATGTCGAGATCGGCCAGATCAAATCGGCGCTGGAACGCGAGGTGCTCAAGAAAGCGGCGCCCGATGATCCTTCGACCCCGGATGCGACCGTGGAGGAGTTGCTCGAAACCTGCCGCGAAGCCGACGTCGACTCGCCCGCCCTGACACCGCCTGATGAGAAAGGCGAAACCCCGGCCTGA
- a CDS encoding flavin-containing monooxygenase, with the protein MNMPAGALTIDKEALKRKYAEERDKRIRPEGSAQYIRLETEFADLATDPYTPLVPRDPVTDHVTFAFIGGGFAGLVVGARLKQAGIDDVRIVEKGGDFGGTWYWNRYPGAQCDTASMIYMPLLEETGHRPSEKYAHAPEIRDHCSRIGETFGLYGKALFHTEVTGLEWDEDRKVWVVRTNRGDAFTAKYVGMGTGPLHVAKLPGLAGIEKFKGKSFHTSRWDYAYTGGNPEGAPMTGLADKRVAIIGTGATAVQCVPHLARDAKELLVFQRTPSSVDRRDNGPIDPDWFAQVAGEGWQRKWQDNFAANLGAGFPNEDLVNDGWTDLAKRMRANLREVPPSEWTPQTMMAAFEDADFEKMEQIRRRAEELVDDPETAEHLKAWYRQLCKRPCFHDEYLQAFNQPGTRLIDTGGKGVERITENGVVANGVEYEADCIVYASGFEVSTDYVARAGFDAVGREGQTLSGYWGKGMRTLHGLHIRGFPNLFMVQPAQAANFIANVPHNIVDHADTIAAVVGEAERRHAATVEPTAEAEQAWLDLLATAPARAIGGTECTPGYYNNEGAGWGDEAPLFVGHPGGALGYFAHIDAWRRSGAFEGLAFG; encoded by the coding sequence ATGAACATGCCCGCAGGCGCTCTGACGATCGACAAGGAAGCTCTCAAGCGCAAATACGCCGAGGAGCGTGACAAGCGCATTCGGCCCGAAGGTTCGGCGCAGTACATCCGCCTCGAAACCGAGTTCGCGGATCTTGCCACTGATCCCTACACGCCGCTGGTCCCGCGCGATCCGGTCACCGATCACGTAACCTTCGCCTTCATCGGCGGGGGATTTGCCGGCCTGGTGGTCGGTGCGCGGCTGAAGCAGGCCGGCATCGACGACGTCCGGATCGTCGAGAAAGGCGGAGATTTCGGCGGTACCTGGTACTGGAACCGTTATCCCGGGGCGCAGTGCGACACCGCCTCGATGATCTACATGCCGCTGCTGGAGGAGACCGGCCACCGGCCGAGCGAGAAATATGCCCACGCTCCGGAAATCCGCGATCACTGCTCGCGCATCGGCGAGACTTTCGGGCTCTATGGAAAGGCTTTGTTCCATACCGAGGTGACGGGGCTCGAGTGGGACGAGGATCGCAAGGTCTGGGTCGTCCGCACCAACCGCGGCGATGCGTTCACGGCAAAGTATGTAGGCATGGGAACCGGTCCGCTCCACGTCGCGAAGCTGCCCGGACTTGCCGGGATCGAGAAGTTCAAGGGCAAGAGTTTCCACACCAGCCGCTGGGACTATGCATATACCGGCGGCAACCCCGAAGGCGCGCCGATGACCGGGCTGGCCGACAAGCGCGTGGCCATCATCGGAACCGGCGCCACCGCGGTGCAGTGCGTGCCCCACCTCGCGCGCGATGCGAAGGAGCTGCTGGTATTCCAGCGCACCCCGTCCTCGGTCGACCGGCGAGACAACGGGCCCATCGATCCCGACTGGTTTGCGCAAGTCGCGGGCGAGGGCTGGCAGCGCAAGTGGCAGGACAACTTCGCTGCCAACCTGGGGGCCGGTTTCCCGAACGAGGACCTGGTCAACGACGGCTGGACCGACCTCGCCAAGCGGATGCGCGCCAACTTGCGGGAAGTGCCGCCGTCGGAGTGGACGCCACAGACCATGATGGCTGCGTTCGAGGATGCCGATTTCGAAAAGATGGAGCAGATCCGCCGCCGCGCCGAAGAGCTCGTCGATGATCCCGAGACCGCCGAGCATCTCAAGGCCTGGTACCGCCAGCTGTGCAAGCGTCCGTGCTTCCACGACGAGTACCTTCAGGCGTTCAACCAACCCGGGACGCGGCTGATCGACACCGGGGGAAAGGGAGTCGAGCGGATCACCGAAAACGGCGTGGTGGCGAACGGCGTCGAATACGAGGCGGATTGCATCGTCTACGCCTCGGGCTTCGAGGTCTCGACCGATTACGTCGCGCGCGCGGGCTTCGATGCCGTGGGACGCGAAGGGCAAACTCTGTCAGGGTACTGGGGGAAGGGGATGCGCACCCTCCACGGGCTCCACATTCGCGGGTTCCCCAACCTGTTCATGGTCCAGCCCGCGCAGGCGGCGAACTTCATCGCCAACGTGCCGCACAACATCGTCGACCATGCCGATACGATCGCGGCGGTCGTCGGTGAAGCAGAGCGACGTCATGCCGCGACGGTCGAGCCCACGGCGGAGGCCGAACAGGCATGGCTGGACCTCCTCGCCACCGCACCGGCGAGGGCGATCGGTGGCACTGAGTGCACGCCCGGATACTACAACAACGAAGGGGCGGGATGGGGCGACGAGGCACCGCTGTTCGTCGGACATCCCGGCGGTGCGCTCGGCTACTTCGCCCACATCGACGCGTGGCGCAGATCGGGAGCATTCGAAGGGCTCGCCTTCGGCTGA
- the mgtA gene encoding magnesium-translocating P-type ATPase — protein sequence MIQPFWSLSASDALAAAGSSPEGLHHAVAAARLERDGPNSVEETGRQSAIKLLLRQFESPLALILVFGAAISLVLRQGLDATIILTIVGGSALLSFTQEFRATKAVAALKDRLALKARVVRAGTTVDIPARDLVAGDIVLLSAGNLVPADGLLLDARDCMVTEAVLTGESVPVEKRPGIAAADAPVAARPNALFTGSSLRSGSARMLVFLTGKKTQFGRIAAEVGAADGVTEFERGVRKFGVMLMRVMILIVLAVLTINQMLGRPVVDSLLFSVALAVGLSPELLPAIISVTLAAGARHLAAGGVIVRRLDAIENLGSMDVLCTDKTGTLTLGVARLDSAIDLEGAPSAEVLRDAFLNSSFESGMANPLDDAIVAAGTSAGVAIGSSRKRDEIPYDFERRRLSILVEEGEGEARRRIITKGAFAEVMAICDRYRAGQEDQALTAESRARIERQFREKSEAGFRVLALANRPDIEGERINRDEEAGMVLLGLLLFLDPPKPGIAQTIAELAKLGIGIKIISGDNRHVTAHVASGIGIDPEAILTGDQLSRMSNDALRHRVGATAIFAEIDPQQKERIIRALQEAGHAVGYMGDGINDAPALRLADVGISVDTAVDVARESADIVLLRRDLDVLRKGVLDGRRTFANTLKYIAITTSANFGNMISMALATPLLPFLPLLPKQILLNNFLSDIPSITISTDNVDREHLRVPQRWSVRSIQRFMIVFGCVSSLFDLLTFVILRSLFHTDAGLFQTMWFVISLQTELVVVLILRTQRSCFRSLPSKILLWTTAVLMGVGLAVPFVPGFDALFGFARPSLLLLACAVAIVAGYAAATEVTKRVYYQHVDRLRR from the coding sequence ATGATCCAGCCGTTCTGGAGCCTCTCGGCGAGCGATGCCCTGGCCGCGGCGGGCAGCAGCCCTGAGGGATTGCACCATGCGGTCGCAGCGGCCCGGCTCGAGCGGGACGGCCCCAACAGCGTTGAGGAAACGGGACGGCAGTCGGCAATCAAGCTGCTGTTGCGCCAGTTCGAAAGCCCGCTGGCGCTGATCCTTGTCTTTGGCGCCGCGATCTCGCTCGTGCTGAGGCAAGGGCTGGATGCGACGATCATCCTTACGATCGTTGGGGGCAGCGCGCTCCTGAGCTTCACCCAAGAGTTTCGCGCGACCAAGGCGGTGGCCGCCTTGAAAGACCGTCTTGCGTTGAAAGCACGGGTTGTCCGCGCTGGGACCACTGTCGATATTCCGGCGCGCGATCTGGTTGCCGGTGACATCGTCCTGCTCTCGGCCGGCAATCTGGTTCCCGCCGACGGCCTGCTGCTCGATGCGCGCGATTGCATGGTTACCGAAGCTGTCCTGACCGGTGAATCGGTGCCGGTGGAGAAACGGCCCGGCATCGCCGCGGCGGACGCGCCCGTCGCCGCGCGGCCGAACGCCCTCTTCACCGGATCTTCGCTTCGCAGCGGGTCCGCCCGGATGCTCGTCTTCCTCACGGGCAAGAAAACCCAGTTCGGCAGGATTGCCGCCGAAGTCGGCGCGGCGGACGGGGTTACCGAATTCGAGCGCGGCGTGCGCAAGTTCGGCGTCATGCTGATGCGCGTGATGATCCTGATTGTCCTCGCGGTATTGACGATCAACCAGATGCTCGGCCGTCCGGTGGTGGATTCGCTGCTGTTCTCGGTCGCTCTTGCGGTGGGCCTGTCGCCCGAGCTGCTTCCTGCCATCATCAGCGTCACTCTCGCGGCGGGCGCCCGCCACCTCGCTGCGGGTGGCGTTATCGTGCGGCGGCTCGATGCGATCGAGAACCTCGGCAGCATGGATGTCCTGTGCACCGACAAGACCGGTACTCTCACGCTCGGCGTGGCCAGGCTCGACAGCGCCATCGACCTGGAGGGTGCGCCTTCGGCGGAGGTGCTGCGCGACGCCTTCCTCAATTCCTCGTTCGAGTCGGGCATGGCCAACCCTCTCGACGACGCCATCGTGGCGGCCGGAACGAGCGCCGGCGTTGCGATCGGTTCCAGCCGCAAACGCGACGAGATTCCGTACGATTTCGAAAGGCGGCGGCTCAGCATCCTGGTCGAGGAGGGCGAGGGCGAAGCACGCCGCCGGATCATCACCAAGGGAGCCTTCGCGGAAGTCATGGCGATCTGCGATCGCTATCGCGCGGGGCAGGAGGACCAGGCCCTTACTGCGGAATCCCGCGCGCGGATCGAGAGACAGTTCAGGGAAAAGAGCGAAGCCGGCTTCCGCGTCCTGGCGCTGGCTAACCGGCCGGACATCGAAGGCGAACGGATAAACCGGGACGAAGAAGCGGGAATGGTTCTCCTCGGTCTGCTGCTGTTTCTCGATCCTCCCAAGCCCGGGATAGCGCAGACCATAGCGGAGCTCGCAAAGCTTGGCATCGGGATCAAGATCATCAGCGGGGACAACCGCCATGTCACCGCTCACGTCGCCTCCGGGATCGGAATCGACCCGGAAGCCATCCTCACCGGTGACCAGCTGTCCCGGATGTCGAACGATGCGCTGCGCCACCGGGTGGGCGCGACCGCCATTTTCGCCGAAATCGATCCGCAGCAGAAGGAGCGCATTATCCGCGCCCTGCAGGAAGCCGGGCACGCGGTCGGCTACATGGGCGACGGGATCAACGATGCTCCCGCGTTGCGACTGGCGGACGTGGGGATTTCGGTCGACACCGCTGTCGATGTCGCGCGCGAAAGCGCCGATATCGTTTTGCTGCGGCGCGATCTCGACGTGCTGCGCAAGGGCGTGCTCGACGGACGGAGGACCTTTGCCAACACGCTCAAGTACATCGCCATCACGACCAGCGCCAACTTCGGCAACATGATCAGCATGGCGCTGGCGACCCCGCTGCTGCCTTTCCTGCCCTTGCTGCCCAAGCAGATCCTCCTCAACAACTTCCTGTCCGACATTCCGTCGATCACGATCTCCACCGACAACGTCGACCGCGAACACCTGAGGGTGCCCCAGCGGTGGAGCGTCAGAAGCATCCAGCGGTTCATGATCGTGTTCGGCTGCGTAAGTTCGCTGTTCGATCTCCTGACGTTCGTGATTCTCCGGTCGCTCTTCCACACCGATGCAGGGCTGTTTCAGACCATGTGGTTCGTCATCTCGCTGCAGACCGAACTGGTCGTGGTATTGATCTTGCGCACCCAACGGTCCTGCTTCCGCAGCCTGCCGAGCAAGATCCTGCTGTGGACGACGGCTGTCCTGATGGGGGTCGGACTGGCCGTCCCGTTCGTGCCGGGCTTCGATGCATTGTTCGGCTTCGCAAGACCGTCGTTGCTACTGCTGGCATGCGCGGTGGCCATCGTCGCCGGCTACGCCGCCGCCACCGAGGTTACCAAGCGAGTATACTATCAGCATGTCGACCGGCTGAGGCGATGA
- the hspQ gene encoding heat shock protein HspQ yields the protein MDRAQFFSAQAGRTIEAPRHASARFAVGEVVRHRLFDFRGVVFDVDPVFANSDEWYEAIPAAVRPSRDQPFYHLLAENAESSYVAYVSQQNLLPDAENGPVDHPQVAELFERFADGRYRLRPRLSH from the coding sequence ATGGACCGCGCACAGTTCTTTTCCGCCCAGGCAGGCCGCACGATCGAGGCGCCGCGTCACGCCTCGGCGCGGTTCGCGGTGGGCGAGGTCGTACGCCATCGCCTGTTCGACTTCCGCGGGGTCGTCTTCGATGTCGATCCCGTGTTCGCCAATAGCGACGAATGGTACGAGGCGATCCCCGCGGCCGTCCGGCCCAGCCGGGACCAGCCGTTCTATCACCTGCTGGCCGAGAATGCGGAGAGCAGCTACGTCGCTTACGTCAGCCAGCAGAACCTGCTGCCGGATGCCGAGAACGGACCCGTGGATCATCCTCAGGTTGCCGAGCTGTTCGAACGCTTTGCGGACGGACGCTACCGGCTGCGCCCGCGCCTGTCGCACTGA
- a CDS encoding ABC transporter permease, with translation MADQAHSLAPAEAEAIAGPAPRQQFNPRGQPLIHGINRVGLWSLYIKEVRRFLKVQTQTIWAPAVTTLLFLVIFTVALSGGSGSRAGREVLGVPFATFIAPGLIVMGMMQNAFANSSFSFLSGKIQGTIIDLLMPPLSNGELMAGIVGAAVTRAILVGLAVGAAMAMFPGVSLSVAHPWAVVWFGLMGASMLALLGLITSIWAEKFDHAAAVTNFVVAPLSLLSGTFYVIHNLAPAFQAISRANPFFYVISGFRFGFLGRSDIGDTNMAVVQSALGLGVFNTLLALATYLLLRSGWKLKS, from the coding sequence ATGGCCGATCAAGCCCACTCACTTGCGCCTGCCGAGGCAGAAGCCATTGCCGGTCCCGCCCCCCGCCAGCAATTCAACCCGCGCGGGCAGCCGCTGATCCACGGCATCAATCGTGTGGGACTGTGGAGCCTCTATATTAAGGAGGTTCGCCGGTTTCTCAAGGTGCAGACGCAGACGATCTGGGCGCCCGCGGTCACCACGCTGCTGTTTCTGGTCATATTCACCGTCGCGCTGAGCGGCGGCTCGGGCTCGCGCGCCGGGCGAGAAGTGCTTGGCGTGCCGTTCGCGACCTTCATCGCCCCGGGCCTCATTGTCATGGGCATGATGCAGAATGCCTTCGCCAATTCGAGCTTCAGCTTCCTGTCCGGCAAGATCCAGGGAACGATCATCGACTTGCTGATGCCCCCGCTCTCTAATGGCGAGCTGATGGCGGGGATCGTCGGCGCCGCGGTGACGCGCGCGATCCTGGTCGGACTTGCGGTGGGCGCGGCGATGGCCATGTTTCCAGGCGTAAGCCTGTCGGTCGCCCATCCGTGGGCGGTCGTCTGGTTCGGCCTCATGGGCGCGTCCATGCTGGCGCTGCTGGGCCTGATCACGTCGATATGGGCGGAGAAGTTCGATCACGCTGCCGCCGTGACAAACTTCGTCGTGGCTCCGCTCAGCCTCCTGTCGGGCACGTTCTACGTGATCCACAACCTCGCGCCGGCTTTCCAGGCGATCAGCCGCGCCAACCCGTTCTTCTACGTGATCTCGGGCTTCCGCTTCGGCTTCCTCGGGCGCAGCGATATCGGCGATACCAACATGGCGGTGGTGCAGAGCGCGCTCGGGCTTGGCGTGTTCAATACCTTGCTCGCGCTCGCCACCTACCTGTTGCTGCGCTCAGGATGGAAGCTGAAGAGCTAG
- a CDS encoding GcrA family cell cycle regulator, with the protein MSWTDERIATLKKMWESGSTASQIADELGGVSRNAVIGKAHRLGLKARPSPVKPNEEKPEVKKPAAAPAPKPAAKRPQVAATPAPAHTPEPEPRPAPRAEIPSQPVPNPTGDMPRIVSVGPGGFLRQGPGDQQPPIPPAPPRRLVPAKPSPEIADKTSLLDLNDKVCRWPMGHPGEADFHFCGEAVNPGFPYCVEHCGRAYQAQLPRGARRPPPPLPFGGPRVR; encoded by the coding sequence ATGAGCTGGACCGACGAACGCATCGCCACCTTGAAGAAGATGTGGGAAAGCGGCTCGACCGCGAGCCAGATCGCCGACGAGCTCGGCGGGGTCAGCCGCAATGCCGTGATCGGCAAGGCTCACCGCCTCGGCCTCAAGGCGCGCCCTTCTCCCGTCAAGCCCAACGAGGAGAAGCCCGAGGTCAAGAAACCGGCCGCAGCTCCGGCGCCCAAGCCGGCTGCCAAGCGTCCTCAGGTGGCCGCGACGCCCGCGCCTGCCCACACGCCCGAACCAGAGCCGCGCCCTGCTCCGCGCGCAGAGATACCCAGCCAGCCTGTTCCCAATCCGACCGGCGACATGCCGCGCATCGTTTCCGTCGGACCCGGCGGCTTCCTGCGCCAGGGTCCGGGCGACCAGCAGCCGCCGATCCCCCCCGCCCCGCCGCGTCGCCTGGTACCGGCCAAGCCCAGCCCGGAGATCGCGGACAAGACCAGCCTGCTCGATCTCAATGACAAGGTGTGCCGCTGGCCGATGGGCCACCCGGGCGAAGCCGATTTCCACTTCTGCGGGGAAGCAGTGAACCCCGGTTTCCCGTACTGCGTCGAACACTGCGGACGCGCCTACCAGGCGCAGCTGCCGCGCGGCGCGCGCCGTCCACCGCCGCCGCTGCCGTTCGGCGGCCCGCGGGTCCGCTGA
- a CDS encoding DUF1993 domain-containing protein produces MPLSLHAAFVPSALQMLGTAHHLIDKAEAWCGEQGGEPGAIIGACLHEKMLPFAYQIKSVADHTGGAIDGLREGLFSPHMDAPPQDFAGLRTRLDQAIATMEAVTEEELEAKIGAPMTFQMRDFRMPFTAENFLLSFSQPNFYFHTATAYDILRMKGLDVGKRDFLGRMRLAS; encoded by the coding sequence ATGCCGCTTTCGCTTCACGCCGCTTTCGTCCCCAGCGCGCTGCAGATGCTGGGCACCGCCCATCACCTGATCGACAAGGCCGAGGCCTGGTGCGGCGAGCAGGGCGGCGAGCCAGGCGCAATCATCGGCGCCTGCCTGCATGAAAAGATGCTGCCGTTCGCCTACCAGATCAAAAGCGTCGCCGACCACACCGGCGGAGCGATCGATGGGCTACGCGAGGGCCTGTTCTCACCGCACATGGACGCCCCTCCGCAGGATTTCGCGGGACTGCGCACGCGCCTCGACCAGGCCATCGCGACCATGGAGGCAGTCACCGAAGAGGAGCTGGAGGCGAAGATCGGCGCACCGATGACGTTTCAAATGCGCGATTTCCGGATGCCGTTCACCGCGGAGAACTTCCTGCTGAGCTTTTCCCAGCCCAACTTCTATTTTCACACGGCAACCGCCTACGACATCCTGCGGATGAAGGGCCTCGATGTCGGCAAGCGCGACTTCCTCGGCAGAATGCGGCTCGCCAGCTAG
- a CDS encoding spermidine synthase, with amino-acid sequence MIPRETIATARIPGGETLTLVCHGTDHVVMLGRDELMGTRMAFSEQQLAELTLDRLETPSPRVLIGGYGMGFTLRAALARLGPTGHVTVAEIVPEILDWARGPLAELTGNSLEDSRATIELCDVAALIDDAVDGTSPPYDAILLDVDNGPDGIVRTGNERLYTRTGIARARDALAPGGLLAVWSAAPDPKFSRRLKDAGLDVEERTVRARPNNKGPRHTIWFARRV; translated from the coding sequence ATGATACCGCGCGAAACCATCGCCACCGCCCGCATCCCCGGGGGCGAAACCCTTACCCTCGTCTGCCACGGTACCGATCACGTTGTCATGCTCGGTCGTGACGAGCTGATGGGAACGCGAATGGCGTTCTCGGAGCAGCAGTTGGCCGAACTCACGCTCGACAGGCTGGAGACGCCCTCCCCTCGGGTCTTGATCGGTGGCTATGGCATGGGGTTTACCCTGCGCGCTGCTCTGGCCCGCCTCGGTCCGACGGGGCACGTGACGGTGGCGGAGATCGTCCCCGAGATCCTGGACTGGGCGCGGGGTCCGCTGGCTGAGCTCACGGGAAACTCGCTCGAAGACTCGCGCGCGACCATCGAGCTGTGCGACGTGGCCGCGTTGATCGACGATGCCGTCGATGGCACCTCGCCCCCGTACGATGCCATCCTGCTCGACGTGGACAACGGTCCCGACGGCATCGTGCGTACCGGGAACGAGCGGCTCTACACCCGCACCGGCATCGCCCGTGCGCGCGACGCGCTGGCCCCCGGCGGCCTGCTGGCGGTCTGGTCAGCCGCCCCGGACCCCAAGTTCAGCCGCAGGCTGAAGGACGCAGGTCTCGATGTCGAGGAGCGGACCGTGCGCGCGCGCCCCAACAACAAGGGGCCGCGCCACACGATCTGGTTTGCGCGGCGGGTCTAG
- the pnp gene encoding polyribonucleotide nucleotidyltransferase: protein MFDTKTVSMEWGGKTLTLETGRIARQADGAVLATYGETVVLCAVTAAKSVKEGQDFFPLTVHYQEKFSAAGRIPGGFFKRERGATEKETLTSRLIDRPVRPLFPEGFYNEINVIAQVMSFDGETEPDIVAMIAASAALTISGVPFMGPIGAARVGYVDGEYTLNPKQSEAADGALDLIVAATGDAVMMVESEAKELSEEIMLGGVMFAHDEIKKVVNLIVDLAEQAAKEPWQVNQADDQTEMKAAIKAMIGDDIAAAYKTTSKSDRSDMLNAARDKVKAHYASDQFDGQTRMVANKLTKKIEADIVRGAILKDGQRIDGRKTDQVRPIEAIVGFLPRAHGSSLFTRGETQAICTTTLGTKDAEQMIDGLEGLSYSNFMLHYNFPPYSVGEVGRFGAPSRRDIGHGKLAWRALRAVLPSKEDFPYTIRVLSDITESNGSSSMATICGGCLSMMDAGVPITRPVSGIAMGLILEGSEFTVLSDILGDEDHLGDMDFKVAGTEAGITSLQMDIKVAGITREIMAQALEQAKAGRAHILGEMTKALGSARTELSAHAPRIETMQIDKSKIRDVIGTGGKVIREIVAETGAKVDIDDEGLIKISSSDLSQIEAARKWISGIVEEAEVGKIYDGKVVNIVDFGAFVNFMGGKDGLVHVSEMKNERVEKPTDVVSEGQAVKVKVLEIDNRGKVRLSMRVVDQETGEELEDTRPPREPRGDRPGGDRGDRRGPRGGGDRGGRGGDRGGRGGDRGPRRDDRGPREDCGGGESHIPDFLKD, encoded by the coding sequence ATGTTCGACACCAAGACCGTATCGATGGAGTGGGGCGGAAAGACCCTCACCCTAGAAACTGGGCGTATCGCTCGCCAGGCCGACGGGGCCGTTCTGGCCACTTACGGCGAAACCGTGGTGCTGTGCGCCGTGACCGCCGCCAAGTCGGTCAAGGAGGGGCAGGATTTCTTCCCTCTCACCGTCCACTACCAGGAAAAGTTCTCTGCCGCCGGGCGCATCCCGGGCGGCTTCTTCAAGCGTGAGCGCGGCGCGACCGAAAAGGAAACGCTGACCAGCCGCCTGATCGACCGTCCGGTCCGTCCGCTGTTCCCGGAAGGGTTCTACAACGAGATCAACGTGATCGCGCAGGTCATGTCGTTCGACGGCGAGACCGAGCCCGATATCGTTGCGATGATCGCGGCTTCGGCTGCCCTGACCATATCGGGCGTGCCCTTCATGGGCCCGATCGGCGCGGCGCGTGTCGGCTATGTCGATGGTGAGTACACGCTCAACCCCAAGCAGAGCGAAGCGGCCGATGGCGCGCTCGACCTGATCGTCGCCGCCACCGGCGATGCGGTGATGATGGTCGAATCCGAAGCCAAGGAGCTTTCGGAAGAGATCATGCTCGGCGGCGTGATGTTCGCGCACGACGAGATCAAGAAGGTCGTGAACCTGATCGTCGATCTCGCCGAGCAGGCTGCCAAGGAACCGTGGCAGGTCAATCAGGCCGACGACCAGACCGAGATGAAAGCCGCCATCAAGGCGATGATCGGCGACGACATCGCGGCAGCCTACAAGACCACCAGCAAGTCCGATCGTTCGGACATGCTCAATGCGGCCCGCGACAAGGTCAAGGCGCACTACGCTTCGGACCAGTTCGACGGCCAGACCCGGATGGTCGCCAACAAGCTGACCAAGAAGATCGAGGCGGACATCGTCCGCGGCGCGATCCTCAAGGACGGCCAGCGCATCGACGGCCGCAAGACCGACCAGGTCCGCCCGATCGAGGCGATCGTCGGCTTCCTGCCCCGCGCGCACGGCTCGTCGCTGTTCACCCGCGGCGAGACGCAGGCGATCTGCACCACCACGCTGGGCACCAAGGACGCCGAGCAGATGATCGACGGGCTGGAGGGTCTCTCCTACTCGAACTTCATGCTGCACTATAACTTCCCGCCGTACTCGGTCGGTGAAGTGGGCCGCTTCGGGGCGCCTTCGCGCCGTGACATCGGCCACGGCAAGCTCGCCTGGCGCGCGCTGCGTGCGGTGCTGCCGAGCAAGGAAGACTTCCCCTACACGATCCGCGTGCTGTCGGACATCACGGAGAGCAACGGCTCGTCCTCGATGGCGACGATCTGCGGCGGCTGTCTGTCGATGATGGACGCCGGCGTGCCGATCACGCGCCCGGTTTCGGGCATCGCGATGGGGCTGATCCTCGAAGGCAGCGAGTTCACCGTGCTCAGCGACATCCTCGGTGACGAGGATCACCTGGGCGACATGGACTTCAAGGTGGCCGGAACGGAAGCGGGCATCACCTCGCTCCAGATGGACATCAAGGTCGCCGGGATCACCCGCGAGATCATGGCGCAGGCGCTCGAGCAGGCGAAGGCCGGCCGCGCGCACATCCTGGGCGAGATGACCAAGGCGCTGGGCTCTGCCCGCACCGAGCTGTCGGCCCACGCGCCGCGCATCGAGACGATGCAGATCGACAAGTCGAAGATCCGCGACGTCATCGGCACCGGCGGCAAGGTGATCCGCGAGATCGTCGCCGAAACCGGCGCCAAGGTCGACATCGACGATGAAGGCCTGATCAAGATCTCTTCGTCCGACCTCAGCCAGATCGAGGCCGCTCGCAAGTGGATCTCGGGCATCGTGGAAGAGGCCGAAGTCGGCAAGATCTACGACGGCAAGGTCGTCAACATCGTCGATTTCGGCGCGTTCGTGAACTTCATGGGCGGCAAGGACGGTCTCGTCCATGTCAGCGAAATGAAGAACGAGCGGGTCGAGAAGCCGACCGACGTTGTCAGCGAAGGCCAGGCCGTGAAGGTCAAGGTCCTCGAGATCGACAACCGCGGCAAGGTCCGCCTGTCGATGCGTGTCGTCGACCAGGAAACCGGCGAGGAGCTGGAGGACACCCGTCCTCCCCGCGAGCCCCGTGGTGACCGCCCCGGCGGCGATCGCGGCGACCGGCGCGGCCCGCGCGGCGGCGGCGACCGTGGTGGACGCGGCGGTGATCGCGGCGGGCGCGGCGGTGACCGCGGTCCGCGTCGCGACGATCGCGGCCCGCGCGAAGACTGTGGCGGCGGCGAAAGCCACATTCCCGATTTCCTCAAGGACTGA
- the rpsO gene encoding 30S ribosomal protein S15, giving the protein MTITAEKKQEIIKDNAREKGDTGSPEVQVAILTERIRNLTEHFKDHHKDNHSRRGLLMMVNKRRSLLAYLKKIDVERYNALIQKLGLRK; this is encoded by the coding sequence ATGACGATTACCGCTGAAAAGAAGCAAGAGATCATCAAGGACAACGCCCGCGAGAAGGGCGATACCGGATCTCCCGAAGTGCAGGTCGCGATCCTCACCGAGCGTATCCGCAACCTGACCGAGCACTTCAAGGACCACCACAAGGACAACCACTCGCGTCGTGGTCTCCTGATGATGGTCAACAAGCGCCGCAGCCTGCTCGCCTATCTCAAGAAGATCGATGTCGAGCGGTATAACGCGCTCATCCAGAAGCTCGGGCTTCGCAAGTAA